The Macrobrachium rosenbergii isolate ZJJX-2024 chromosome 7, ASM4041242v1, whole genome shotgun sequence genome segment TCTGGCAGTCCAAGGATGGAACCAGTTGCATTATAATTAACGACTCCAGTATGAGTAGGGAAGCTTCAACGGTGGCTTGTGCTGTGATTTCAGTGTTGTCAAAGGAAACAGCTGACGTGCATTTGTTTGCATTTTCCATGATatctgaaaattctttccttcttcAGTTACGGTCTGTTTTCTGCGAACTCCATAATGCGACCCAATTCACACTTTTACCATCCTCATGGTGGAACCGAGATAAGTCCCAAGACTATATCTTCGGCAATATTTAAATACCACCAAAGAATACATAAGACTTCTGAACCAGCTGTTCCTGGAGTCCCTGGAACAAGCCTTGGTTCACAACAACACGAAAGCTGTTTAAAATAACCTAAGTTGAAGTAGTTAAAAACCGTGAAATGTTAAGAGGCACAAAAATTAAGTTTTGGTATGGCAGGAATCGCCACTGCAGGTTGAAACTTATTAGTTACAAATTCCCTCAGGTATTTCAGAAGTTGAAACTTTGGATAACAACATTCATGAAAGTACTTTCTAAGATATTCCACGTCATTGTGAAAGGAAAGTGAATCCAGAGAAAAGGCTCAATGCAATAAAGCGAAAATGctggtatattaaaaaaaaacagaaactgtaAAAATTACAGCCAAGACCATTGTAGCTTTCATTGCAATCTAGCCTACAGAAGTCGAGAAATATTAGTCAGATCTGGGtattaaagcataaaaaaagcaAGCAATCGTGGTTTTCATAAGTTCTAAAAACTGCTCAACAACAACCCTGTTCAGAAAAAGAATCATCTACTTAACGTTTGTAGTAAAGAGGACGAGACCTTGTCGGACAATGATCCAAAAAACTTCCCTCCAAAGACCCATTAAAGTATCTGTTAAAAAAAGTACCCGGAGGAGAACCCTCGGTAACCGCGTCAAATCTGCTTCTGTGGTTACCATCAATTAAGAGTCTGTTTCCAGCAGAGCCAAgtacaaaaaacttttaaaattctctctagCAAAACCTCGGTAGATATAACtaggttcaataaaaattttattcaaaataacttgTATATcgttaataaaaagagaaaagacatCGAGGCTAACCGTCGACAGATCGAGATCTTGGGTAATTAGGTCTCTTGCAAACGATAGAAATCTTCTCTCTGTGAAAAGATtaacttaattttcattatagGGCTATGGAGCAATATAATGTACAACTGCATAAACACTACGCGTATCTTGGTTTTTCTTGCTAAGtacttgatatatgtatatatcctcgATCTAGAAATGTGTTGTATTAATGACAAAACTGAGGCAAACCACAACTTCCAAAAAAGCGGATGTCGAACTGGTATATTCCTCTCCGGAACAAACCAGAAGATTCCGAGTGCTTTCCTCATTAACAAAGTTGCCAGACGTATAGATAACTGTAgcaatttttcaaatgaattctCACAGACGTCttcatgaagaaaaaaatcaacgaaTAAAACCACGACGCCTACTCCAGTTGGACATCATTGTTGACACAGAATCGTACTATGAACTCCAACCAACAAATAAAGATTCGATTATTATTTCACTGGCGACCACTTCACCTGTTAATGCAACACCTTAAAACAAGAGTCTCCGTCACACAAACATCATTCGTTGCTCAGACGACGTCTAGGTAAAACTATAGGAGAGGCTATTGAGTCATTGCCTGTTTACGTGATCATCGAGGTTGAGTTTCCTTCGTCATGGCTTCGTACTTCAAGCTCCTGCTATGCATCTCCTTGGCGACTGTCACGTGAGTCATGTCTTTTTTTGTACTAGCcaaactctcgctctctctctctctcactctcacttgcAAATTTTATGCATTACATGTTTTATCCTGATCCTAAATGGTAACAATGTGCATAAAATGATTTACTAGTAGTATCTTTAAGTAACATGATAATCTACATATAGATAGAATGAGCACGGCGAGTCGTACTATTTAGTTCATATGAACTGACTTGAAGACGCTCGAACTTTATGTTAACTGGGAAAAAGTAATGTTAATGTTTAGGAGGAAAAATCAGTGAAGAAGATAAGTCTATATTAACGGATTAATCCCTGATCTTATTAAGTAttggttaaaatattttcactgggttttaatttaaaaatggaaTACAGTACCGTAACTGTCAAATGACGCTAGAATTATAGCTTCAGAACAAACACATTGGCCTGACAGATTGGAGATAGTCATCAACTCCTTGaccgttatataaaaaaaatcaactcccAGACCGTTATAAAAAAGTTATCCTTAAAACAAAGGCTGACCTATCAATAAGACAGTTTCATTGCCCTATCTTATCCAGACCTgactgaaaagagaaaagggaaggacAGAGTGAGATTAACCTGTAGGAAGCAACACAATTGgcttcacagaaaaaaatgttaagaaaaatcaaCGCCACTAGAATTCCCTTGGCTCTCTCGgcttaaatttactttattagaTCTTCTTCAAGGTCATTTATCAGGAGAGGAAAAGTTTACAATAACAATCAATATCAGTTAGGTAatggaaattacttttatttttgtcatttgcaGCGTTGCTGAACTGTCCTGTAACGATTGTACATTAGTCAAATTTGGACCACGTCCCGAGTTAATTTACTGCCCTTACGGGGTAGTATGGAGCCCGTGTACATGCCGTGATGAATGTAGTAAGGttagtttaatctctctctcagtatactgGAAACGAGACTTTCCGTTAAATTTTACTGTTAAAACTTTTTACTTAAAGGTGGTAGTTGCTATCCTGAAAATCTGATATGCAAATGGGTATTTTCTtgcaataaataatttctttgccTTAGATACTTGCTAATCTTATTCTTAGGGAggaaatattttccttgaaagtaAGTATCGGAAATGTCACATACCCCTTTCTTCCACGGACATTTCTCTTGCAAGGAACGACTTTCTTAGAATACATTATACGACTCATTCCAGGGCGAAGGTGAAGAGTGCGGTGGTCCCTTAGACATCTTTGGCACCTGCGCAGAAGGGCTGATCTGTCACGGGGGATACGGCATGGAGAAACCAGGTCACTGCAAGGCCCAGCGACCGATCGGGCGATAGTAAGAATCCTCTGTGGACTGGATAAGGACCGTCTTTCCGAAGAAAGGGGAGGCTGGTTGGTGAACTTGCTTTCAGAGGAAGTTGATTGGATCTAGCTGAGTGGAGTCGTGGATTCTGTATGAAGATGGCTTCAGAAGATTTTTTGACTACTCTTGCTCTggaattcagtaaataaaatgggAGATGGGTCTCATTTATTATTTCTACCTTTATACAAAGTTGTCATTAGGTATTAAAAGTTATCGTTAGGATCCAAACTGTCGAAACTTAATAAAAGGATAATCAATTCTGAAATTTCTAATTTCCACAGATATGAATACATCTTTTTATGAGTATAACTAAATCGACTGAAAAACTTCATATCTCACAAGAAAAATCTATTCTGGATGAGTGATGTCTAGCAAGCAAACCCTGACTAGTTATAATTTTAACCGAGCCCCTAATACTTTCCCTACCAGCGgagagaagaaatagaaaaagagcGTTCAAACTATATTACACTTAGTATCAAATTACGTGTTGTGTTGTGCATAACTCTGTGTGGGTGAATCATATACTCCTAAAGCACTTCTTTTAAGATTGTACTGTTTTGGAActgaaaggggaaataaaaaagcttgaaaactgcgtaggggttagtgccatcagtggcTCACGTGGTGCAGTTACTAAAGGAACTTGAAGAGTATTTTCAGCACCTAGCTGGACCCCAATACTCTTTAGTCTTTTGCTCTACCTTCAttcccgcttcttttcttcaatcctgctctccaacctctctaactatttctTAGTGCAAATTGTGGCACTTTCTCTCATTTCCACCTTTGGAACCTTGTAGGAACTTCATCTCCATTTtctgtatcttttagccagaactTCTTACATGCAATTGAAATCTGCTGGCAATGCTTGTGAAGGAGGCAATTGCTAGCTGACCAGTCAATAGAGCCTGTGCTTATACTGGGAATTACTGTGTCATTTTCTTGCACTGCCAATTAACATGACATCTACTAGCAATGCAAATCTCTGGGATCCATGCAATTTAGACCactatctttatatttttaaattcttagaTTTCCCCCATACTTTGAACCTAGAGATTTTACAGAGTCCTAAAATAAAGCTGAAAGTAACAAAGTCCAGAAAATCTTGAATAATCAATTAGATTACAACCAgtgcaaagaaaatattgagcTAGTAAGAGTTTCTTCAGAAGACCCTTCCTTTGACTGCATgccaaatataagaaatatatagcGCATAGCTGAAATGCTATGCCAGAGGTTAAATTCCCACTGGACTTCTGAACTTAGACTTCACCTGGTTAACTACAGATAAACTCCCTTACGGAAAATTACCAGAACGTTTGCTGCTTCCATACACCTACGCAGAAGGCTCATCGGCAACTCGTCTCCACAATCTTCACAGTTCACCTCCACCTCGCCCGCGATTTCTGGATATCATGACACACTGTCTAACTCTCTATTCCTCTGTCTCTTAACACATGCTAGATCATACATTCTCGTGGTCAACCTGCCGTCTACGCAAACCAATTTTATatatctccttatatatatatatatatatatatatatatatatatatatatatatatatatatatatatatacacatatacatacacatacacacacacacacatatatatacatatatatatatatatatatatatatatatatatatatatatatatatatatatatatatatatatacacacacacacacacacacacacacatatatatatatatatatatatatatatatatatatatatatatacacagtatatatatatatatatatatatatatatatatatatatatatatatatatatatatatatatatattcatcagtggCTAACGACCTGAATTCATCAATATCAGGAGGCGCGAGTTTGGTCTCAAAGTGAGCAGGGAATTTGGAAAACATCTTTGACTACTTTTCCCGAATAATACATTATGCCCCTTTAGAGAGTTATGTACCTGATGGTTAGTCAAATACGATGAGTTACAGCCAGGATAGACAAGGGCTTGTAACTAGCAACATAACTTATCCCCGTAATAAAATATGCTGaaaacaccaatatatatatatatatatatatatatatatatatatatatatatatatatgaatgtctattCCTGTAAtattacagtgtaatatgaatataagaaggcccataaaacactatttaaacgttgaaacccaTATATTtttgggcactagcttctgtgcccctgttcactggtagaatatggacaggtggaaagttacaatggtatatatacaaaaacataaaggtgtggccctagtcctccgatgttatggaggtggcgtttcttaaggaggagaatgaccaaattccctagtggtttttggcctcattagctccgtttggcgatggatctggcggtcgcgtttcttgggtcatcttcttcaggaggggtttgaggattaaggtgtcgatgtcatccgatttccaatgtcctcctgacaggttcatattgttggtttgattgatgatagcagattccagcatccttcttttgtgcggacagctacttttgaaaaccaactccgccctcactccagttaatgacatgccctgtatttctgatatgtaggaaaattccccgaactctccgaagcataacgtactgatcttttgtgctctgttattctttgcgagagcgatctacctgtctcgcctcacgtagatgtcctgacaattactacagggtatcttgtaaactccggcttcttcccttttgttatttaagtatatgttaacgaaactcctgatggatttgggataatggaaaatgaaaggattgttaggcctgagttgttcggaggccttttggatgttttcatcgtacggaagctttattttgttgttgaaatctatttgtctgttgtgagtgggacctctatagtatattttattcgctttgttaatagccctctcgataatgtgtggtggatatagcagttgcgttaggtgttggtggatcgtgttaaattctttatccaggtactcatttgaacatatcctaagtcctatgaggaataagttgcaccc includes the following:
- the LOC136840185 gene encoding single insulin-like growth factor-binding domain protein-1: MASYFKLLLCISLATVTVAELSCNDCTLVKFGPRPELIYCPYGVVWSPCTCRDECSKGEGEECGGPLDIFGTCAEGLICHGGYGMEKPGHCKAQRPIGR